The Ranitomeya imitator isolate aRanImi1 chromosome 6, aRanImi1.pri, whole genome shotgun sequence genome window below encodes:
- the LOC138643179 gene encoding ly6/PLAUR domain-containing protein 2-like, translated as MTTIGIFLVTLALFYKPGGSLMCYYCPDRTLSSECTDTRNCTTATSVCKTTVLSPDVGFPFQGNEEVIRGCSTVSTCFNSDLDLGSSQIIFCCSTDLCNSRGLNGSATTNNDAVTHIHTTTQVFLLGVLVPLTIVWP; from the exons ATGACAACTATTGGGATCTTTCTCGTCACCTTGGCCTTATTTTACAAGCCCG GTGGATCTTTAATGTGTTATTACTGCCCAGATAGAACATTAAGCTCAGAGTGTACGGACACGAGGAACTGCACCACTGCCACCAGTGTGTGCAAGACGACCGTGCTGAGCCCAGACGTAG GTTTCCCATTCCAAGGGAACGAGGAAGTGATCCGCGGCTGCTCTACAGTTTCCACCTGCTTTAATAGCGATTTAGACCTTGGGAGTTCCCAAATTATATTCTGCTGCAGCACTGACCTCTGCAATAGCCGAGGACTCAACGGCTCGGCAACCACCAACAATGACGCAGTGACGCACATCCACACAACAACACAAGTATTCCTGCTGGGAGTTTTAGTACCGTTGACCATAGTGTGGCCATAA